In the genome of Propionispora hippei DSM 15287, one region contains:
- a CDS encoding nitrogenase component 1 — MSAINLKAAEVLTREARLGSITGFEGTARELVQCSRAGKLRDSDRSFSQCMGCSSGNAFCQLSMIQDAAVVNHAPIGCAGDMFTFNFVYRVGQMERELPPVIGRYFNTNIEEEDTIFGATQKLEDTIRAVFRRVKPKAIFITTSCASGIIGDDVEGVANALAEELGIPVVACFCEGFKSKIWTTGFDAAYHSIVRKIVKPPQQKSNKVNIINFWGSKIFDEILNPLGYEADYIVPFSTVAQLEHIAEAAATIQICPTLGTYIGAALEQVYGVPEIKAPPAYGIAGTDNWLRELGRVLDREQEIEKLIVREHQRVLPKLEEFRRQLQGKTAYLTAGAAHGHALIALLRELGLEVQGAAIFHHDPIYDNGDITSDALAHDINTYGDVPNYNVCNKQAYELVNILNKVRPDIMIARHGGMTLWGAKLGIPTLLIGDEQFGFGYQGVLNYAERILETLDNREFVTNLAKHSTMPYTKWWLEQNPFSFLRGDAHVDIY; from the coding sequence ATGAGTGCCATTAATCTTAAAGCAGCAGAGGTGTTAACACGGGAAGCCCGGTTGGGTTCGATCACCGGCTTTGAGGGAACCGCCCGGGAACTGGTGCAGTGTTCGCGGGCCGGAAAACTAAGAGACAGTGACCGGAGCTTCAGCCAGTGCATGGGCTGCAGCTCGGGCAACGCCTTTTGCCAGCTTTCTATGATTCAGGATGCGGCCGTGGTTAATCATGCCCCGATAGGTTGTGCGGGTGACATGTTTACGTTTAATTTTGTTTACCGGGTGGGTCAGATGGAACGTGAACTGCCACCGGTAATCGGCCGGTATTTTAACACCAATATCGAAGAAGAGGATACCATTTTTGGCGCGACGCAAAAGCTGGAAGACACGATCCGGGCAGTTTTCCGGCGGGTAAAGCCGAAGGCCATTTTTATAACGACCTCCTGCGCCTCCGGTATTATCGGTGATGATGTCGAGGGTGTGGCCAACGCGTTGGCCGAAGAACTGGGCATTCCCGTGGTAGCCTGCTTCTGTGAAGGGTTTAAGTCCAAAATCTGGACAACGGGCTTTGATGCGGCGTACCATTCCATTGTCAGGAAGATCGTGAAACCGCCGCAGCAGAAAAGCAATAAAGTAAACATTATCAACTTTTGGGGCAGCAAAATCTTCGACGAAATCTTGAACCCCCTAGGCTACGAAGCCGACTATATCGTTCCTTTTTCCACCGTTGCCCAGTTGGAACATATCGCCGAGGCGGCAGCGACCATCCAGATCTGCCCAACGCTGGGGACCTATATCGGCGCAGCGCTGGAACAGGTATACGGTGTGCCGGAAATCAAAGCCCCGCCGGCCTATGGAATAGCCGGAACGGACAATTGGCTGCGGGAACTGGGACGGGTATTGGACCGGGAACAGGAAATTGAAAAACTGATTGTCCGGGAGCATCAGCGGGTGCTGCCAAAGCTGGAGGAGTTTCGCCGGCAACTGCAGGGAAAAACCGCCTACCTGACGGCAGGAGCCGCCCACGGGCATGCCTTGATTGCGCTGCTTAGAGAATTGGGGCTGGAGGTTCAGGGGGCGGCCATTTTTCATCATGATCCGATCTATGATAATGGCGATATTACCTCCGATGCGCTGGCTCATGATATCAATACCTATGGCGATGTGCCCAACTATAATGTCTGCAACAAACAAGCCTATGAGCTGGTGAATATCCTGAACAAAGTCCGGCCGGACATCATGATTGCCAGACACGGGGGCATGACCCTTTGGGGTGCCAAACTGGGTATCCCAACTTTACTGATCGGTGACGAGCAGTTTGGGTTTGGTTATCAGGGAGTTCTTAATTACGCGGAGCGGATACTGGAAACGCTTGATAACAGGGAGTTTGTCACCAATCTTGCCAAACATAGTACCATGCCTTATACCAAATGGTGGCTGGAACAAAATCCATTTTCTTTTCTAAGAGGTGACGCCCATGTCGACATTTATTGA
- a CDS encoding trans-sulfuration enzyme family protein, translating to MKKTQIDFRTKCIHAGNGIDKETGAIRRPLTMANSYRLPEDASAMNWSDPDQLVYTRNTSANQIYLQEKLAALEGGEDCVVLGTGVSALAGVFFTFLDSQSHVICSNVSYIAVYRLLQEYFPDKYGVETTLVDTANLEEIKQALRPNTRLIHIETPGNPTTRVSDIAAIAGIAKAAGALLSVDSTFASPYLQQPLALGADLVIHSLTKYINGHGDAMGGAVIGRKELINRIKRQAMVNLGGVISPFNAWLIMRGVVTLPLRMEQHSRTAQTVAEFLAGHRAVDFVAYPGLSSHPQHGIAQKQMSLFSGVMAFGLKADAAIHNRFINSLELIVPAVSIGHDESLIVYVGPDDERNHFYPPEFRNGHLRFSIGLEAAADIIADLEQAFVECGLSS from the coding sequence ATGAAGAAAACACAGATTGATTTTCGGACAAAATGCATACATGCCGGCAATGGCATTGATAAGGAAACCGGGGCGATTCGAAGACCTTTGACGATGGCCAACAGCTACCGCTTGCCGGAGGATGCCTCCGCCATGAACTGGAGCGATCCCGACCAACTGGTTTATACCCGCAATACTTCGGCCAATCAGATTTACCTGCAGGAAAAACTGGCCGCCCTGGAGGGGGGAGAAGACTGCGTGGTGTTAGGCACCGGTGTTTCGGCCCTGGCCGGCGTATTTTTCACCTTTTTAGACAGTCAGTCCCATGTCATTTGCTCCAACGTTTCCTATATAGCCGTTTATCGTTTGCTACAGGAATATTTTCCTGATAAGTATGGCGTGGAAACCACACTGGTGGATACCGCCAACCTGGAAGAGATTAAACAGGCGCTGCGTCCCAATACCCGGTTGATCCATATTGAAACACCGGGCAATCCGACTACCCGGGTCAGCGATATAGCGGCCATCGCCGGGATTGCCAAGGCGGCCGGAGCCTTGCTGAGCGTGGACAGCACCTTTGCCTCACCCTATTTGCAGCAGCCACTGGCGTTGGGCGCCGATCTTGTCATTCACAGCCTGACTAAATATATTAACGGTCATGGCGATGCCATGGGCGGAGCGGTTATCGGCCGTAAGGAGCTGATTAACCGGATCAAGCGGCAGGCCATGGTCAATCTGGGCGGCGTGATCAGTCCGTTTAATGCCTGGCTGATCATGCGCGGTGTGGTTACCCTTCCTTTGCGCATGGAGCAGCATAGCCGGACCGCGCAAACGGTGGCTGAGTTTTTAGCAGGACACCGGGCGGTGGATTTTGTGGCTTATCCCGGTCTCAGCAGTCATCCGCAGCATGGGATTGCCCAAAAACAAATGTCGTTGTTTTCCGGGGTTATGGCGTTTGGGTTAAAAGCCGATGCCGCCATCCATAACCGGTTTATCAACTCGCTGGAATTAATTGTTCCGGCCGTTTCCATCGGTCATGATGAAAGCCTGATTGTCTATGTCGGCCCCGATGACGAACGCAATCATTTTTATCCGCCCGAATTCCGGAACGGACATCTTCGTTTCAGTATCGGCCTGGAGGCTGCGGCGGATATTATCGCCGATCTGGAGCAAGCCTTTGTCGAATGCGGGCTATCGTCCTAA
- a CDS encoding nitrogenase component 1, with amino-acid sequence MSEKKNFLETIDNVSGREGRTNSIQQIRYVCSIAALHSAAAIPRVIPIVHCGPGCADKQFMNVGFYNGFQGGGYGGGAVVPSTNSSEKDVVFGGEERLRELIAASLNILEADLFVVLTGCIADLVGDDVGSVVSEFQEQGVPIVYAETGGFKGNNFTGHELVTRAIIDQYVGPYDGPREQGLVNVWSLLPYHNTFWRGDLAEIKRILEGIGLKVNILFGTESQGIAEWKSIPKAQFNLVLSPWLGLQTAQHLEETYGQPFLHVPVIPIGAQETGRFLRQVTDFAGLDPAKTEAFIQSEEKTYYRYLEDFADFYAEYWWGLPAKFAVVGDSAYNLAITKFLVNQLGVIPGKQIITENPPEEYREAIRAEYHRIAADVATDVEFEEDSYHIHQILRQANFGHKPPIIFGTTWERDLTKELKGSIVEVGFPASYEVVLSRSYIGYRGALTLIEKIYTTTVGASA; translated from the coding sequence ATGTCTGAGAAGAAAAATTTCCTGGAGACGATTGACAATGTATCCGGCCGGGAGGGAAGAACAAACTCCATCCAGCAGATCCGCTATGTTTGCTCCATCGCCGCCCTGCACAGCGCCGCCGCTATTCCCCGGGTCATCCCGATCGTCCATTGCGGACCGGGTTGTGCGGATAAACAATTTATGAATGTCGGTTTTTATAATGGCTTTCAGGGCGGCGGTTATGGCGGCGGGGCCGTAGTCCCCAGTACCAATTCGTCGGAAAAAGATGTAGTTTTCGGTGGCGAAGAGCGCCTGCGGGAGTTAATTGCCGCCTCCCTGAACATTCTTGAAGCCGATCTGTTTGTAGTGCTGACAGGCTGTATTGCCGATCTGGTGGGTGATGATGTTGGCTCGGTGGTAAGTGAGTTCCAGGAGCAGGGCGTGCCCATTGTTTATGCCGAGACGGGTGGCTTTAAAGGGAACAACTTTACCGGTCATGAACTGGTGACAAGAGCCATCATCGATCAATATGTCGGTCCCTATGATGGTCCCAGGGAGCAGGGGTTGGTTAATGTATGGTCGCTGCTGCCCTATCATAATACCTTTTGGCGGGGCGACCTGGCGGAAATCAAACGGATTTTGGAAGGAATCGGTCTTAAGGTCAATATCCTGTTCGGCACAGAGTCGCAGGGGATCGCCGAATGGAAGTCCATCCCGAAAGCTCAGTTTAACTTGGTGCTTTCTCCCTGGCTGGGACTGCAGACAGCCCAGCACCTGGAGGAAACCTACGGTCAGCCTTTTTTGCATGTGCCGGTTATTCCGATTGGGGCTCAGGAGACCGGCCGGTTTTTGCGCCAGGTAACTGACTTTGCCGGGCTTGATCCAGCGAAAACCGAGGCGTTTATTCAAAGCGAGGAAAAAACCTATTATCGCTATTTAGAGGATTTTGCCGATTTTTATGCCGAATACTGGTGGGGCCTGCCGGCTAAGTTTGCCGTGGTCGGTGACAGTGCCTATAACCTGGCGATAACCAAGTTTCTTGTGAACCAATTGGGGGTGATTCCCGGCAAGCAGATTATTACGGAAAATCCGCCGGAGGAATACCGTGAGGCCATCCGGGCCGAGTATCATAGGATTGCCGCTGACGTTGCCACCGATGTGGAGTTCGAGGAAGACAGCTATCATATCCACCAGATTCTCCGGCAGGCTAACTTTGGTCACAAACCGCCCATTATTTTCGGGACTACCTGGGAACGGGATTTAACCAAAGAGTTAAAAGGCTCCATTGTTGAAGTAGGGTTTCCGGCTTCTTATGAAGTGGTGCTGTCCCGCTCTTATATTGGCTACCGGGGCGCGCTGACGCTCATCGAGAAAATCTACACCACCACGGTCGGGGCCAGCGCCTGA
- a CDS encoding nitrogenase component 1, whose product MKINLDTPVVESREQRLGTIIAWDGKASELSRESAYARGESCGGQCGGRDKARTLCELQGPFTQGSVCSEQMVECQAGNVRDAVLVQHSPIGCGAGQVIYNSIYRNGLALRKLPVENLRMICTNLEEKDMVFGGIEKLQQSIRDAWERNKPKAIFISTSCSTGIIGDDVDSVASQMEAELGIPVIPLHCEGFKSKHWSTGFDATQHGIVRQLVRKNPKKQEDLVNVINLWGSDVFTPMLAELGLRVNYVVDLATVDDLAQLSEAAATVGFCYTLSSYMAAALEQQFGVPEVKAPQPYGFAGTDAWLRELARVTHREEQAEVYIAKEHQRIAPRLAELRQQLKGLKGYVATGSAYAHGLIAVLRELGIQVDGSLVFHHDPIYDSQDARQDSLAHLVDHYGDVPAFSVCNRQQYQFYGLLQRVKPDFILIRHNGLAPLASRLGIPAAPLGDEHHALGYQGIINLGETILEIMAHKKFHEDLAAHTRLPYKSWWLKQKDPFILAKDANLLKKERAAYV is encoded by the coding sequence ATGAAGATCAATCTGGATACACCGGTGGTGGAAAGCCGTGAGCAGCGTCTGGGGACAATTATTGCCTGGGACGGTAAAGCGTCCGAGCTTTCCCGTGAGTCGGCCTATGCGCGCGGCGAAAGCTGCGGGGGACAATGCGGTGGCCGGGACAAGGCGCGTACCCTTTGCGAATTGCAGGGTCCGTTTACGCAAGGCTCGGTTTGCAGTGAGCAGATGGTGGAGTGCCAGGCAGGAAATGTGCGGGACGCCGTACTTGTTCAGCACTCGCCAATCGGCTGTGGCGCCGGACAGGTGATTTATAATTCCATTTATCGTAACGGCCTTGCCTTGCGCAAGCTGCCGGTGGAAAACCTGCGAATGATTTGCACCAATCTGGAAGAGAAGGATATGGTGTTCGGCGGTATTGAAAAGTTACAGCAGTCCATCCGCGATGCCTGGGAGCGCAACAAGCCCAAAGCCATTTTTATTTCCACCTCCTGCTCCACCGGTATTATCGGTGATGATGTGGACAGTGTGGCCAGCCAAATGGAGGCGGAACTTGGCATTCCGGTCATTCCGCTTCATTGCGAGGGTTTTAAATCCAAGCACTGGAGTACAGGGTTTGATGCCACGCAGCATGGCATTGTGCGGCAGCTTGTCCGGAAAAATCCGAAAAAGCAGGAAGACCTGGTTAACGTGATCAACCTCTGGGGCTCCGATGTGTTTACGCCGATGCTGGCTGAACTGGGTCTGCGGGTTAATTATGTGGTGGATCTGGCTACGGTGGATGACCTGGCGCAATTATCCGAAGCGGCAGCTACGGTCGGCTTTTGCTATACCTTGTCCTCGTACATGGCAGCCGCTCTGGAGCAGCAGTTTGGCGTACCCGAAGTCAAGGCTCCCCAGCCTTATGGCTTTGCCGGCACCGATGCCTGGCTCCGGGAGTTGGCCAGAGTCACGCACCGGGAGGAGCAGGCGGAAGTCTATATTGCCAAGGAACATCAACGGATCGCGCCCCGTCTGGCTGAGCTGCGTCAGCAGCTTAAGGGACTCAAGGGCTATGTGGCTACCGGCTCGGCCTATGCCCATGGCCTGATTGCTGTGCTGCGGGAACTGGGTATTCAGGTTGACGGTTCGCTGGTTTTCCATCATGATCCGATTTATGACAGTCAGGATGCCCGGCAGGATTCCCTGGCCCACCTCGTCGACCATTATGGCGACGTTCCTGCCTTTAGTGTCTGCAACCGCCAGCAGTATCAATTTTACGGTCTGTTGCAACGAGTCAAACCGGACTTTATCCTGATCCGCCATAACGGGCTGGCCCCGCTGGCTTCCCGTTTAGGCATTCCGGCCGCGCCACTGGGGGATGAACACCATGCGCTGGGCTATCAGGGAATTATTAATTTGGGCGAAACCATTCTGGAAATTATGGCCCATAAAAAATTCCATGAGGATTTGGCCGCCCATACCCGGCTTCCCTATAAGTCCTGGTGGCTGAAGCAGAAAGACCCGTTTATCCTGGCCAAGGATGCCAATTTACTGAAAAAGGAGCGAGCCGCGTATGTCTGA
- a CDS encoding CoA-binding protein, which produces MGSGTGTGGSLTMNSALTGEEQALYQNPEVIQKILDHTRTIAIVGLSAERQKASHFVATYLRSAGYKIIPVNPRATEILGEKCYPDLASIGQPVDLVDIFRPAEACLPIVEEAIACKIPAVWLQLKIINLAAAEKARAAGLLTVMDLCVKMEHGRYSGGLHEAGMNTELISAQRRHRFM; this is translated from the coding sequence ATGGGATCTGGAACAGGCACTGGCGGCTCGCTAACTATGAATTCGGCGTTGACTGGCGAGGAGCAGGCTCTTTATCAAAATCCGGAGGTTATTCAAAAGATTCTGGATCATACCAGGACTATTGCCATCGTCGGTTTATCGGCCGAACGGCAGAAAGCCAGCCATTTTGTTGCCACTTATCTGCGCTCAGCCGGCTATAAAATCATTCCGGTCAATCCCCGGGCCACGGAGATTCTTGGCGAAAAGTGTTATCCCGACTTAGCCAGTATTGGCCAGCCTGTTGATTTAGTGGATATATTCAGGCCGGCTGAGGCTTGCCTGCCTATCGTGGAGGAAGCGATAGCCTGTAAGATACCGGCGGTGTGGCTGCAGCTAAAAATTATCAACCTGGCGGCAGCGGAAAAAGCCCGTGCCGCCGGCTTGCTTACCGTTATGGATCTCTGCGTCAAAATGGAACATGGCCGCTATAGCGGTGGTCTGCATGAGGCGGGTATGAATACCGAACTTATTTCGGCCCAGCGGCGGCACCGGTTTATGTAA
- a CDS encoding O-acetylhomoserine aminocarboxypropyltransferase/cysteine synthase family protein — protein MTGERRFGFDTRMIHAGHIPDTQTGARAVPIYQTSSFVFYDADHAAELFDLKQYGHIYSRISNPTVAIFEERMASLEGATGAVATSSGMAAQLAALMTLLEPGDELVASSHLYGGTVTQLTHTLKKMGNPVHYVDPTDLRAWEQAITPKTRALYSEMIGNPRGSILDIEQVAALAKSHGIPLIIDNTLATPYLCRPMEFGATITVYSATKFIGGHGNSLGGVVLESGKFDYSAFPSIAEPSPKYHNLKFYDTFGHYGYLMKVRTETVRDTGCCLSPMNAFLLLQGIETLSIRMDRHVENTRKVAQFLEEHDKVAWVSYAGLPSHPQYDIAQKYLPKGAGAVLSFGLKKQPGENVRETGKKFIARLKLFSHLANIGDVRSLIIHPASTTHQQLTDEELASSGVGPELIRLSVGIETGEDLLWDLEQALAAR, from the coding sequence ATGACCGGCGAACGCAGGTTTGGCTTTGATACCCGTATGATTCATGCCGGACATATTCCGGATACGCAGACCGGGGCGCGGGCTGTGCCGATTTATCAGACCTCTTCTTTTGTGTTTTATGATGCCGACCATGCGGCGGAGTTATTTGACCTCAAGCAGTACGGGCATATTTATTCACGCATCAGCAATCCTACGGTAGCCATCTTTGAAGAAAGAATGGCTTCCCTGGAAGGTGCAACCGGTGCGGTGGCCACTTCGAGCGGTATGGCGGCCCAACTGGCGGCGCTTATGACACTGTTAGAGCCGGGTGATGAACTGGTGGCCTCCTCCCATCTGTATGGCGGAACGGTTACCCAGTTAACCCATACGTTGAAAAAAATGGGTAATCCCGTTCATTATGTGGATCCCACCGATCTTCGTGCCTGGGAACAAGCCATTACGCCTAAGACCAGAGCCCTCTACAGTGAAATGATCGGCAATCCGCGCGGCAGTATACTGGATATTGAACAGGTGGCGGCCTTGGCCAAGAGCCACGGCATACCGCTGATTATTGATAATACGCTGGCAACGCCTTACCTATGCCGACCCATGGAGTTTGGCGCGACGATTACCGTGTATTCAGCCACTAAATTTATTGGCGGCCATGGTAATTCACTGGGAGGCGTGGTACTGGAATCAGGTAAGTTCGACTATTCCGCTTTCCCGTCCATTGCCGAGCCTTCGCCCAAATACCATAATCTTAAATTTTATGATACCTTTGGCCATTACGGCTATTTAATGAAAGTGCGGACCGAGACAGTGAGGGATACGGGCTGCTGTTTGTCGCCAATGAATGCCTTTTTACTGCTGCAGGGCATTGAAACGCTGTCAATCCGGATGGACAGGCATGTGGAAAATACACGAAAAGTGGCGCAGTTTTTAGAAGAACATGACAAAGTGGCGTGGGTTTCCTACGCCGGGCTGCCCAGCCACCCCCAGTATGATATCGCTCAAAAGTACCTGCCGAAAGGAGCCGGAGCTGTGCTGTCCTTCGGGTTAAAGAAACAGCCCGGCGAAAATGTGCGGGAGACCGGCAAGAAATTCATTGCCCGGTTAAAACTGTTCAGTCATTTGGCGAATATCGGTGATGTACGCAGTCTGATCATCCATCCGGCATCTACGACACACCAGCAGCTTACGGACGAAGAATTGGCAAGCTCCGGTGTGGGACCTGAACTTATCCGGCTGTCGGTGGGAATAGAAACAGGGGAGGATTTGCTATGGGATCTGGAACAGGCACTGGCGGCTCGCTAA
- a CDS encoding cupin domain-containing protein codes for MITRHNGDFTWDNVSVLAYQENGTNFKSITRQVLFDGLGNLPCQLRYFEVQPDGYSSLEYHEHVHLVLILRGKGEVFLGDTIHSIEQNDVITVPPNTWHQFKASRGDHLGFLCLVNVERDKSKLPTAEDLAKLQQDPNVAAFIRS; via the coding sequence ATGATCACTCGTCATAACGGAGATTTTACCTGGGATAACGTTTCAGTCCTGGCTTATCAGGAAAACGGTACCAACTTTAAAAGCATTACCCGTCAGGTATTGTTTGACGGTTTGGGGAATTTACCCTGTCAGTTGCGGTATTTCGAAGTGCAACCCGATGGCTACTCTTCACTGGAATATCATGAACATGTGCACTTAGTGCTTATTTTACGCGGCAAGGGAGAAGTATTCCTGGGGGATACCATTCATTCTATTGAGCAAAATGATGTGATAACCGTACCACCCAATACCTGGCATCAATTTAAGGCCAGCCGTGGCGATCATTTGGGCTTTTTATGCCTGGTTAATGTGGAACGGGATAAATCGAAACTGCCGACGGCCGAGGATTTGGCAAAGCTTCAGCAAGATCCTAACGTGGCTGCCTTTATAAGGAGCTGA
- a CDS encoding RuBisCO large subunit C-terminal-like domain-containing protein, whose product MISGERFIVTYRLTGEEQEAYAKARDICVEQTVEYPAELLQPGFIRDEIVGRIESFTKADSAYYADISYAVESTAYELTQFLNVLFGNISIKPGILVEKLDLPPGLLNAFKGPRFGRDGLRRLLTVTDRPLLFVALKPMGLTADQLAELAYQCAVGGIDIIKDDHGLSNQVFAPYEERITRCAAAVAKANKETGHSSIYVPNVTAAFGEITERARLAKAAGAGGLLISPALTGLDAMRYLADDDSLALPVFSHPAFQGSYVMAASQGMGIAHYALYGQLSRLAGADAVIYPNFGGRFSFSRDECRSIVAGTQVPMGHIKPIFPSPGGGMTLEKVPEMLEVYGKDVVFLMGGGLFKQGPDLVANCRYFRQIVDTLS is encoded by the coding sequence ATGATTTCAGGAGAACGGTTTATAGTAACTTACCGTCTTACCGGTGAAGAACAGGAGGCCTATGCCAAAGCCCGGGATATTTGTGTGGAGCAAACGGTGGAATATCCGGCCGAACTGTTACAACCAGGGTTTATCCGCGATGAAATCGTAGGGCGTATTGAATCCTTTACCAAAGCGGATAGCGCATATTACGCTGATATTAGTTATGCCGTTGAAAGCACAGCCTATGAATTGACTCAGTTTCTCAATGTCCTGTTTGGCAATATCAGCATCAAGCCGGGAATTCTGGTGGAAAAGCTGGACCTGCCGCCGGGTTTGCTAAACGCTTTTAAAGGTCCCCGGTTTGGCCGGGATGGTTTACGCCGGCTGCTAACCGTGACTGATCGTCCGCTCTTGTTTGTTGCCTTAAAACCCATGGGGCTGACGGCGGACCAACTGGCCGAGCTGGCTTATCAATGCGCCGTGGGTGGTATTGACATTATTAAAGACGATCATGGCCTTTCCAATCAGGTGTTTGCTCCTTACGAGGAACGGATAACCCGCTGCGCGGCAGCCGTGGCCAAAGCCAATAAGGAGACAGGCCATAGCAGTATCTATGTTCCGAATGTTACCGCTGCTTTTGGTGAAATTACCGAGCGGGCCCGCTTGGCTAAAGCGGCGGGGGCCGGTGGGCTGTTGATTTCGCCGGCGTTAACCGGGCTGGATGCCATGCGCTATTTGGCTGACGACGACAGTCTGGCCCTGCCGGTATTCAGTCATCCGGCTTTTCAGGGAAGCTACGTAATGGCGGCCAGTCAGGGTATGGGTATCGCCCATTACGCGTTGTATGGTCAGCTTAGCCGGCTGGCCGGCGCCGATGCGGTCATCTATCCTAACTTTGGCGGACGGTTTTCTTTCAGCCGGGACGAATGCCGGAGTATTGTCGCCGGTACGCAGGTGCCAATGGGGCATATCAAACCGATATTTCCCAGCCCGGGGGGCGGCATGACGCTGGAGAAGGTTCCGGAGATGCTGGAGGTATACGGAAAAGACGTTGTTTTTTTAATGGGCGGTGGCTTGTTTAAACAAGGGCCGGATTTAGTAGCGAATTGCCGCTATTTCCGTCAGATTGTGGATACTTTGTCATAA
- a CDS encoding PTS galactitol transporter subunit IIC — translation MFFEVLKQIFDTFGAAIFVPVVLFIVALFLKIKPKQAFNAALLAGIGLTGFNMLIGSYIPLVAPVVKRMVEITGVNLPVMDLGWQTTAIVGYSTKVGMVFVGLALLVQIVLFLLKWTNIFMPGDLWNNYSFMVWGSLIYLLTNNMVLAVFCMIVMNLYILLFAEVLAKRWSTYYGYPNCAMTAPHHLEAVPYAVAMNWLLNKFGLHKINLNPQSIQKKLGFLGEPMFLGFLLGIFLGIMGNLSRLSTLTAWGEIAGLAIGTAAVMNIFPKVAGVFASAFLPLTEASKKTAKSGVKSREWYLAVNDAAGYGEPATLITGIILIPVMVVLALILPGNTTLPMVDLIALPFMIEVVIAVSNGNILKGIISGAIWFALGLYMCSYTAPLFTEVATQVGVKIPAVGVMITSFGILAHPFMGLLFLAFLSQNVIIIGGVLVIYFALYFWFKKNRTAVHSYLEDANKESKPAGQTVSG, via the coding sequence ATGTTTTTTGAAGTATTGAAACAAATTTTTGATACCTTCGGAGCGGCTATTTTTGTACCGGTTGTGTTGTTTATTGTTGCCCTGTTTCTGAAGATAAAACCCAAGCAGGCGTTTAATGCCGCACTGTTGGCCGGGATCGGCCTGACAGGTTTTAATATGCTGATTGGTTCGTATATTCCGCTGGTAGCGCCGGTGGTAAAGCGCATGGTGGAAATTACGGGTGTTAACCTGCCGGTCATGGATTTAGGCTGGCAGACAACGGCAATCGTAGGCTATTCCACGAAAGTAGGCATGGTTTTCGTCGGATTGGCCCTGTTAGTTCAAATTGTGTTATTTTTACTGAAATGGACTAATATTTTTATGCCCGGCGATCTTTGGAATAATTATTCTTTTATGGTCTGGGGATCTTTGATCTATTTATTGACGAATAATATGGTATTAGCTGTTTTCTGCATGATTGTTATGAATCTATATATTTTGCTTTTTGCCGAAGTTTTGGCCAAACGCTGGTCGACCTACTATGGGTATCCCAATTGCGCCATGACGGCACCCCATCATCTGGAGGCTGTTCCGTACGCCGTAGCCATGAACTGGCTTTTAAATAAGTTTGGCTTACATAAAATAAACCTCAATCCGCAAAGCATACAAAAGAAACTGGGCTTTTTGGGTGAACCTATGTTCTTAGGCTTTTTACTCGGTATTTTCCTGGGTATTATGGGTAATCTAAGCAGATTGTCCACTTTGACCGCCTGGGGCGAAATCGCCGGGCTGGCCATCGGTACGGCCGCCGTTATGAATATCTTCCCCAAAGTGGCCGGTGTGTTTGCCTCGGCGTTTTTGCCGCTTACCGAAGCGAGCAAGAAAACGGCCAAAAGCGGCGTGAAAAGCAGGGAATGGTATTTGGCCGTTAATGATGCGGCTGGCTATGGTGAACCGGCAACATTAATTACCGGTATTATTTTAATTCCGGTGATGGTTGTACTGGCGCTCATTTTACCGGGCAATACGACGTTGCCGATGGTGGATTTAATTGCGCTGCCGTTTATGATCGAAGTGGTTATTGCCGTATCGAACGGCAACATTCTTAAAGGCATTATCTCCGGGGCCATCTGGTTTGCCCTGGGGCTGTACATGTGCTCCTATACGGCGCCGCTCTTTACCGAGGTAGCCACTCAGGTTGGCGTAAAAATCCCGGCTGTTGGCGTAATGATTACCAGCTTCGGTATTCTGGCTCATCCGTTCATGGGCCTTCTCTTCCTTGCTTTTTTAAGCCAGAATGTTATTATCATTGGCGGCGTACTGGTCATATACTTTGCGCTCTACTTCTGGTTTAAGAAAAACAGAACCGCTGTGCATTCCTATCTGGAAGATGCCAACAAAGAGAGCAAGCCGGCCGGGCAAACTGTGAGCGGTTAA
- a CDS encoding PTS sugar transporter subunit IIB, giving the protein MMRPIRILSVCGSGTVSSAMVSGKLKERLGEVGYEIVTVEVNPGGVESALLAGNYDFIAHTSPISGEFAIPAINAVGFLTGFGEEEFLERALGVIKGLEAEA; this is encoded by the coding sequence ATGATGAGGCCTATTAGAATTTTGAGTGTATGTGGATCGGGAACAGTAAGCTCGGCCATGGTATCAGGCAAGCTGAAAGAAAGATTAGGGGAAGTGGGCTACGAGATTGTTACGGTGGAAGTCAATCCGGGCGGCGTGGAAAGTGCCTTGCTGGCAGGAAATTATGATTTTATTGCCCATACCAGCCCCATTTCCGGTGAATTTGCTATTCCGGCCATTAATGCCGTTGGTTTTCTGACCGGCTTCGGTGAAGAGGAGTTCCTGGAACGGGCGCTTGGTGTGATTAAGGGACTGGAAGCCGAAGCATAA